The genomic region TTACTGGGTTAAAAAATTCCGCCGCGAGAATGTCTCCACTGCGGCACCGCCCCGTGGGTTCAGTCAGATAGCGGTTCAACAACCAGATTTAATTGAGCAAAAGCAACAGGCGCTGGCAGCCATTACTTTTCCATCCGGAGCGCGTATAGAGCTGTTCGGAATTCTTGACGCTTCATTTATCAAGAAGCTAATTCTTTAATATGCTCGCTTTATCTCACAGCTGCCGGTACTTTCTGTATCGGAGCCCAACGGACATGCGGTATGGTATTTACAGTTTGGCTGGACTGGTCCGCAATGAACTGGGCTTTGATCCGTCAAGCGGTGATGTTTTCGTTTTTCTGGGTAAACGGCTTAATCAGATCCGGCTCTTACAATGGGATCGGGACGGTTTTGCGATGTAAATCAAAAAGCTGGAACAAGGCACTTTCGAATGGCCAAAGGGCGAAGATATATCCATCACCAGCCAGCAGTTAACACTTCTTCTGCAAGGTGTAATGCTGGATTCGGTTCGCCTTAGAAAACGATACCAACGGGTGAATTAGGTCAATAAATCAGGCATAAAAAATCATAAAAAGTGCCTCATAAGGTTGTATAGCTAGTTTTTATACCTTATCTACGGATAATGGAAGATGCAGCGACGGACTATAAATTACTCTATGAGCGGACACTTGCCGCACATAAAAAGTCGCTGGAATTAATATCCGAAAAGGATCAGCAGATCCAGACCCTGAACTTTGAGCTTGATAAATACAAGCGGTATATATTCGGTAAAAAGAATGAGAAGTTAGCCAGCTTACATACGGACGTAAATCAGATCATACTGTTTGAATTGGGAACAGGCTATCCGCAGCAA from Dyadobacter subterraneus harbors:
- the tnpA gene encoding IS66 family insertion sequence element accessory protein TnpA, encoding MRELYDQWQAQGISKQAFCNRNGMGYHKFNYWVKKFRRENVSTAAPPRGFSQIAVQQPDLIEQKQQALAAITFPSGARIELFGILDASFIKKLIL